The Halobellus sp. MBLA0158 genome has a window encoding:
- a CDS encoding alanyl-tRNA editing protein has product MNTRAPAEPEVREFTAEVVDVDADDRTVTLDQTYFYAESGGQPADTGTIDGIRVVDVQDDGEVVRHTLAEEPGPGFEAGETVTGVVDDDFRTYCMRAHTASHLLYGAGRRLLEDLGYGGFDISEEKVRVDFTTTTDIDDETLVELERLTNRAVWESRDVSWYELPTEEATAREDVAFNTKTEEGVMAGADTVRIVEVDGWDVAACGGTHVSNTREIGPVTVLDRSNPGEGLTRVEFAVGPDGIDRRARQHAALRETAAELETNAGELAETAASLRSERDDLEARVRELEQAALSNALSDFETVDKAATWRLGVLADADPNDAGDAAKDAVDDDGVVVAVGDGERPFVVVAAGPDSGVNAGDVVDDVTDAFGGGGGGGPPFGQGGGLDALPEEVLDYVRQWEPSD; this is encoded by the coding sequence ATGAACACGCGCGCACCGGCGGAGCCGGAGGTCCGCGAGTTCACCGCCGAGGTCGTCGACGTCGATGCCGACGACCGGACGGTGACGCTCGATCAGACGTACTTCTACGCCGAGAGCGGGGGCCAGCCCGCCGACACCGGAACGATCGACGGAATCCGCGTCGTGGACGTCCAGGACGACGGCGAGGTCGTGCGGCACACGCTCGCCGAGGAACCGGGCCCGGGCTTCGAGGCCGGCGAGACGGTCACGGGCGTCGTCGACGACGACTTCCGGACCTACTGTATGCGGGCCCACACCGCGAGTCACCTGCTCTACGGCGCCGGCCGGCGGCTCCTGGAAGACCTCGGCTACGGCGGCTTCGACATCTCCGAGGAGAAGGTCCGCGTCGACTTCACGACGACGACCGACATCGACGACGAGACGCTCGTCGAACTCGAACGGCTCACGAACCGCGCCGTGTGGGAGTCCCGGGACGTGAGCTGGTACGAGCTCCCGACCGAGGAGGCCACCGCTCGCGAGGACGTCGCGTTCAACACCAAGACCGAAGAGGGCGTGATGGCCGGCGCCGACACGGTCCGGATCGTCGAGGTCGACGGCTGGGACGTCGCCGCCTGCGGCGGCACCCACGTCTCGAACACCCGCGAGATCGGGCCGGTCACGGTGCTCGACCGCTCGAACCCCGGTGAGGGGCTCACCCGCGTCGAGTTCGCGGTCGGTCCCGACGGCATCGACCGCCGGGCGAGACAGCACGCCGCGCTCCGCGAGACGGCGGCCGAACTCGAAACGAACGCCGGCGAACTCGCCGAGACGGCCGCGTCGCTCCGGAGCGAGCGCGACGACCTCGAAGCGCGCGTCCGCGAACTCGAACAGGCGGCGCTCTCGAACGCGCTCTCCGACTTCGAGACCGTCGACAAGGCGGCAACGTGGCGACTCGGCGTCCTCGCCGACGCGGACCCGAACGACGCCGGCGACGCGGCCAAGGACGCCGTCGACGACGACGGCGTGGTCGTCGCCGTCGGCGACGGCGAGCGCCCGTTCGTCGTGGTCGCGGCCGGTCCGGACAGCGGCGTCAACGCCGGCGACGTGGTCGACGACGTGACCGACGCGTTCGGCGGCGGTGGCGGCGGCGGGCCACCGTTCGGCCAGGGCGGCGGCCTCGACGCCTTGCCCGAGGAAGTCCTCGACTACGTCCGGCAGTGGGAGCCGAGCGACTGA
- the purF gene encoding amidophosphoribosyltransferase, whose amino-acid sequence MPDGRDPSNPTPGRGPTDAGSAHTRASDPAETRADLSGPTEKCGVVGVALEDRAAARPLYYSLYALQHRGQESAGIVTHDGFQQHSHVEMGLVGDAFDESDIESLAGQTGIGHVRYPTSGGVNASCAQPFSVSFKSGSLGLSHNGNLVNADEIRDELAELGHAFTSDGDTEVIAHDLARNLLEADLVRAVKRTMDRIHGSYALTIMHDETVLAVRDPQGNRPLCIGKLDDGYVVASESAAIDTLDGELVRDVRPGELVVLEADGSGFDSYQLVEQENTAHCFFEHVYFARPDSIIDDTLVYEARRGLGRKLWEECGVETDVVLPVPDSGRAFASGYAEAANETTPDGAARGEDEEPVEFAEGLMKNRYVGRTFIMPTQDERERAVRLKLNPIKSTIEGRSVTIIDDSIVRGTTSRQLVSLLRDAGAEEVHVRIGAPPIVSPCYMGIDMASREELIAADRSIEEISEEIGADSLGYLSVDAIAEVLDQSKLDLCLGCVTGEYPYDIDGEETDRDVSRPVIGDPALADD is encoded by the coding sequence ATGCCAGACGGGCGGGACCCATCGAACCCCACACCCGGACGCGGACCGACGGACGCGGGATCGGCGCACACACGAGCGAGCGACCCGGCGGAGACCCGGGCTGACCTCTCGGGGCCGACCGAGAAGTGCGGGGTCGTCGGCGTCGCGCTCGAAGACCGGGCCGCGGCACGCCCGCTGTACTACTCCCTGTACGCCCTCCAGCACCGGGGCCAGGAGTCGGCGGGCATCGTCACTCACGACGGCTTCCAGCAGCACAGCCACGTCGAGATGGGCCTCGTCGGCGACGCCTTCGACGAGTCCGACATCGAGTCGCTGGCGGGCCAGACCGGTATCGGCCACGTCCGCTACCCGACCTCCGGCGGCGTCAACGCCTCCTGTGCCCAGCCCTTCTCCGTCTCGTTCAAGTCGGGCTCGCTCGGGCTCTCGCACAACGGCAACCTCGTCAACGCCGACGAGATCCGTGACGAACTCGCCGAACTGGGCCACGCGTTCACCTCCGACGGCGACACGGAAGTGATCGCCCACGACCTCGCGCGGAACCTCCTCGAGGCCGATCTGGTCCGCGCCGTCAAGCGGACGATGGACCGCATCCACGGCTCCTACGCCCTGACGATTATGCACGACGAGACCGTGCTCGCGGTCCGCGACCCGCAGGGCAACCGCCCGCTCTGTATCGGCAAGCTCGACGACGGCTACGTCGTCGCCTCCGAGTCGGCCGCGATCGACACCCTCGACGGCGAGCTCGTCCGCGACGTCCGCCCCGGAGAGCTCGTCGTGCTCGAAGCCGACGGCTCCGGCTTCGACTCCTACCAACTGGTCGAACAGGAGAACACCGCCCACTGCTTCTTCGAACACGTCTACTTCGCCCGCCCGGACTCGATCATCGACGACACGCTCGTCTACGAGGCCCGCCGCGGGCTCGGCCGGAAGCTCTGGGAGGAGTGCGGCGTCGAGACCGACGTCGTGCTCCCCGTGCCGGACTCCGGCCGCGCCTTCGCCTCGGGCTACGCCGAGGCCGCAAACGAGACGACGCCCGACGGCGCCGCCCGCGGCGAGGACGAAGAGCCCGTCGAGTTCGCCGAGGGGCTGATGAAGAACCGCTACGTCGGCCGGACGTTCATCATGCCGACCCAGGACGAGCGCGAGCGCGCCGTGCGGCTGAAGCTCAATCCGATCAAGAGCACGATCGAGGGCCGCTCGGTCACGATCATCGACGACAGCATCGTCCGCGGGACGACCTCGCGCCAGCTCGTCTCCCTGCTCCGCGACGCCGGCGCCGAGGAGGTCCACGTCCGGATCGGCGCGCCGCCGATCGTCTCGCCGTGCTATATGGGGATCGACATGGCCTCCCGCGAGGAGCTCATCGCCGCCGACCGCTCGATCGAGGAGATCTCCGAGGAGATCGGCGCCGACAGCCTGGGCTACCTCTCGGTCGACGCCATCGCCGAGGTGCTGGACCAGTCGAAGCTCGATCTGTGTCTCGGTTGCGTCACCGGCGAGTACCCCTACGATATCGACGGCGAGGAGACCGACCGCGACGTGAGTCGCCCCGTGATCGGCGACCCCGCGCTGGCCGACGACTGA
- a CDS encoding MoaD/ThiS family protein, which yields MAQTSTTDLRQRPETTVEVRATGHVRDALGTPSITFTFEGDTLREFAAAFFEEHDVRDLVIAETEAESATRGWAPIDAGDVPGDLLKNPDGEQTRAYARILVNGRFNETLDGFDTELDDGDRVALVNPFLFCV from the coding sequence ATGGCCCAGACATCGACCACGGATCTCCGACAGCGGCCCGAGACGACCGTCGAGGTGCGCGCGACCGGCCACGTCCGCGACGCCCTCGGGACGCCGAGCATCACCTTCACGTTCGAGGGCGACACGCTGCGGGAGTTCGCCGCGGCGTTCTTCGAGGAACACGACGTCCGCGACCTCGTGATCGCCGAGACCGAAGCCGAGTCCGCCACCCGCGGGTGGGCGCCGATCGACGCCGGCGACGTCCCCGGCGACCTCCTGAAGAACCCCGACGGCGAACAGACGCGGGCCTACGCGCGGATCCTGGTGAACGGGCGGTTCAACGAGACGCTCGACGGCTTCGACACCGAACTGGACGACGGCGACCGGGTCGCGCTCGTCAATCCGTTCCTCTTCTGCGTCTGA
- a CDS encoding HD domain-containing protein → MATIKDSVHDHIEVEGVAEALLDTEPVQRLRHIKQLGTVQLVYPSANHTRFEHSLGVYHLADRALDHLGIDGVQGERIRAAALLHDVGHGPYSHNVEEVTHRHTGKYHDDVGELLAQGEVGETLREHDLDPERIAGLVAGEGQYGQLVSGELDVDRMDYLVRDAHHTGVPYGTIDHERLIRELTFVDGELVLAEGNVQTAESLLLARALMNPTVYQHHVARISKAMLRRGAERLLDQPDISAQQLRRMDDHDLLAALRATPETSEVARRLFTRDLYKRAVWAELEAVPEDVVDADVETLRDLERAVAERTGLAHEEVVLDVPERPSMTESTSRVMVSGEMRQLGKQSPLVSALRTAQKQQWRLGVYVPASETDRAGRAAVEALGLDLDGALVSDVRPGVTATLDEFTD, encoded by the coding sequence ATGGCGACGATCAAAGACAGCGTCCACGACCACATCGAGGTCGAGGGCGTTGCCGAAGCCCTCCTCGACACCGAGCCGGTCCAGCGGCTCCGACACATCAAGCAACTGGGCACGGTGCAGTTGGTCTACCCCTCGGCGAACCACACGCGATTCGAACACTCCCTGGGCGTGTACCACCTGGCCGACCGCGCGCTCGACCACCTCGGCATCGACGGCGTCCAGGGCGAGCGCATCCGCGCGGCGGCGCTCCTCCACGACGTCGGCCACGGGCCGTACAGCCACAACGTCGAAGAGGTGACCCACCGACACACCGGGAAGTACCACGACGACGTCGGGGAACTCCTCGCGCAGGGCGAGGTCGGCGAGACCCTCCGCGAACACGACCTCGACCCCGAGCGCATCGCGGGGCTCGTCGCCGGCGAGGGCCAGTACGGGCAGTTGGTCTCCGGCGAACTCGACGTCGACCGGATGGACTACCTCGTCCGCGACGCCCACCACACGGGCGTCCCCTACGGCACGATCGACCACGAGCGGCTGATCCGCGAGCTCACCTTCGTCGACGGAGAGCTGGTGCTCGCGGAGGGGAACGTCCAGACCGCCGAGTCGCTCCTGCTCGCGCGGGCGCTGATGAACCCGACCGTCTATCAACACCACGTCGCCCGCATCTCGAAGGCGATGCTCCGCCGGGGCGCAGAGCGGCTGCTCGATCAGCCCGACATCTCGGCCCAGCAGCTCCGCCGGATGGACGACCACGACCTGCTGGCCGCGCTGCGGGCCACCCCCGAGACGAGCGAAGTGGCCCGCCGCCTCTTCACTCGCGACCTCTACAAGCGGGCGGTCTGGGCCGAGCTCGAAGCCGTCCCCGAGGACGTCGTCGACGCCGACGTCGAGACCCTCCGGGACCTCGAACGGGCCGTCGCCGAGCGGACGGGGCTCGCCCACGAGGAGGTCGTCCTCGACGTCCCCGAGCGGCCCTCGATGACCGAGTCGACCTCGCGGGTGATGGTGAGCGGCGAGATGCGGCAGCTGGGCAAGCAGTCGCCGCTGGTGTCGGCGCTCCGTACCGCCCAGAAACAGCAGTGGCGGCTCGGCGTCTACGTCCCCGCGTCCGAGACCGACCGCGCGGGACGGGCCGCCGTCGAGGCGCTCGGGCTCGATCTCGACGGCGCGCTCGTTTCGGACGTCCGGCCCGGCGTGACGGCGACGCTGGACGAGTTCACCGACTGA
- a CDS encoding amidohydrolase family protein, whose translation MLIEGTILAGPSFEPIEGRVVVEDGEIQAVEEAEVHSENIVLPAFVNAHTHIGDSIAKEAGAGLSLDELVAPPDGLKHRLLRAASREETVGAMRRSLKLMGDTGTAACVEFREGGVEGVEYIREAAADLPIEPVVLGRETEAAMRESDGFGASGARDGDFDSLRTATREEGKLFGIHAGERDPHDVNPALDLDPDFLVHMVHPEPLHYERLADNEIPVVVCPRSNLVTGVGVPPVRELAERTTVALGTDNVMLNSPSMFREMEFTAKLADVSAREVLRMATRNGAQIAGLDCGLIEAGRPAKLLVLDGDSDNLAGAQDVVRAVVRRAGAADVADVIL comes from the coding sequence ATGCTCATCGAGGGGACGATACTCGCGGGGCCGTCGTTCGAGCCGATCGAGGGCCGCGTCGTCGTCGAGGACGGGGAGATCCAGGCGGTCGAGGAGGCCGAGGTGCATTCGGAGAACATCGTGCTGCCGGCGTTCGTCAACGCCCACACGCACATCGGCGACTCGATCGCCAAGGAGGCGGGCGCGGGGCTCTCCCTGGACGAACTCGTCGCGCCGCCGGACGGGCTCAAACACCGGCTCCTCCGCGCCGCCAGCCGGGAGGAGACCGTCGGCGCGATGCGGCGCTCGCTCAAGCTGATGGGCGACACCGGCACGGCCGCCTGCGTGGAGTTCCGCGAGGGGGGCGTCGAGGGCGTGGAGTACATCCGCGAGGCCGCCGCGGACCTCCCGATCGAGCCGGTCGTGCTGGGCCGAGAGACCGAGGCCGCGATGCGCGAATCGGACGGCTTCGGCGCCTCGGGCGCGCGCGACGGCGACTTCGACAGCCTGCGGACCGCCACTCGCGAGGAGGGAAAGCTCTTCGGCATCCACGCCGGCGAGCGCGACCCCCACGACGTCAACCCCGCCTTGGACCTCGATCCCGACTTCCTCGTCCATATGGTTCACCCCGAGCCCCTCCACTACGAGCGGCTGGCGGACAACGAGATCCCCGTCGTGGTGTGTCCCCGCTCCAATCTCGTGACCGGCGTGGGGGTACCGCCGGTCCGCGAACTCGCCGAGCGGACCACCGTCGCGCTCGGCACCGACAACGTGATGCTGAACTCCCCGTCGATGTTCCGGGAGATGGAGTTCACCGCGAAGCTCGCGGACGTCTCCGCCAGGGAGGTCCTCCGGATGGCGACGCGGAACGGCGCCCAGATCGCGGGGCTCGACTGCGGGCTGATCGAGGCCGGGCGGCCGGCGAAACTGCTCGTCCTCGACGGCGACTCCGACAACCTCGCGGGCGCGCAGGACGTCGTCCGCGCGGTGGTCCGCAGGGCCGGCGCCGCCGACGTCGCGGACGTGATCCTCTGA
- a CDS encoding sensor histidine kinase, protein MPLSLSSGALYGIYVLAFAAAAVACLWMVPRCRRIEHEETRRGLFWLLVTSGGWAAAHVGYLTMPTPTLQYVFYEVGLVVGLASVGPWLYFCSAYTGRSLHRSTTVRKAFLAVFLLIVAVKVTNPVHHWYFVTEVVETPFAYLQVRHRPLHWLVMGVAYALTAVGFFTLFELFVRVNTDTRPLFVLLALTGIPVVFDVAGAIFPWALDITYSSIGVAAFAVGVFSIYFDRFQYVRVAGEAADPIVVLDEDGEIRDFNARASEVFPGLADGIDEPLDEVAPQLSAALDDEEPMFETETDGETRYFNVSSNPFTTGGAQTGRSIVLTDVTDREQYRRELEAKNEKLEQFASIVSHDLRNPLQVAKGRTELAIDSGDVDHLDAVVRAHERMEQLIEEILTLAREGASIDETERVVISRLAEQSWSMIAADGADLVVTEDVECEVEADPERLQQLFENLFRNAIEHGGADVTVTVGCLEDGFYVEDDGPGIPADARDEIFEAGYTTASDGTGFGLSIVSEIVEAHGWEIRAVDGADGGARFEIVGVSEIESESESESESESAS, encoded by the coding sequence ATGCCGCTTTCACTATCGTCTGGCGCGCTCTACGGAATATACGTTCTCGCGTTCGCCGCCGCCGCCGTCGCCTGCCTCTGGATGGTCCCCAGATGCCGCCGAATCGAACACGAAGAGACCCGCCGAGGGCTCTTCTGGCTCCTCGTCACGAGCGGGGGCTGGGCGGCCGCCCACGTCGGATATCTGACGATGCCGACACCGACGCTCCAGTACGTCTTCTACGAGGTCGGCCTCGTCGTCGGCCTCGCGTCGGTCGGTCCGTGGCTGTACTTCTGTTCGGCCTACACCGGGCGGTCGCTCCACCGCAGTACCACGGTCCGGAAGGCGTTCCTCGCGGTGTTTCTCCTCATCGTGGCGGTGAAAGTGACGAATCCGGTCCACCACTGGTACTTCGTCACGGAGGTCGTCGAGACGCCCTTTGCGTACCTCCAGGTCAGACACCGCCCGCTCCACTGGCTCGTGATGGGCGTCGCTTACGCGCTCACCGCCGTCGGCTTCTTCACGCTCTTCGAGCTGTTCGTCCGCGTCAACACCGACACCAGGCCGCTCTTCGTCCTGCTGGCCCTGACCGGCATCCCGGTCGTCTTCGACGTCGCCGGCGCCATCTTCCCGTGGGCGCTCGACATCACCTACTCATCGATCGGGGTGGCCGCGTTCGCGGTCGGCGTTTTCTCCATCTACTTCGACCGCTTCCAGTACGTCCGCGTGGCGGGCGAGGCCGCCGACCCGATCGTCGTCCTCGACGAGGACGGGGAGATCCGCGACTTCAACGCGCGTGCGAGCGAGGTCTTTCCCGGCCTCGCGGACGGGATCGACGAACCGCTCGACGAGGTAGCGCCGCAGTTGTCAGCCGCGCTCGACGACGAGGAACCGATGTTCGAGACCGAGACCGACGGGGAGACGCGTTACTTCAACGTCTCGTCGAACCCCTTCACCACCGGGGGCGCTCAGACGGGCCGGTCGATCGTCCTCACGGACGTAACCGACCGCGAGCAGTACCGGCGGGAGCTCGAAGCGAAGAACGAGAAGCTCGAACAGTTCGCCAGCATCGTCAGCCACGACCTCCGCAACCCACTCCAGGTCGCGAAGGGCCGGACCGAGCTCGCGATCGACTCCGGCGACGTCGACCACCTCGACGCGGTCGTGCGCGCCCACGAGCGGATGGAACAGCTGATCGAGGAGATCCTGACTCTCGCCCGCGAGGGCGCCTCGATCGACGAAACCGAGCGGGTCGTGATATCGCGGCTCGCCGAGCAGTCCTGGTCGATGATCGCCGCCGACGGGGCCGACCTCGTCGTCACCGAGGACGTCGAGTGCGAGGTCGAGGCCGATCCCGAGCGACTCCAGCAGCTGTTCGAGAATCTGTTCCGGAACGCCATCGAGCACGGCGGCGCCGACGTCACCGTGACGGTAGGTTGCCTCGAAGACGGCTTCTACGTGGAAGACGACGGGCCCGGCATCCCCGCAGACGCCCGCGACGAGATCTTCGAGGCGGGCTATACGACCGCCTCGGACGGCACGGGATTCGGGCTCTCGATCGTCTCGGAGATCGTCGAGGCCCACGGCTGGGAGATCCGAGCGGTCGACGGGGCGGACGGCGGCGCCAGATTCGAGATCGTCGGCGTGAGCGAGATCGAGTCCGAGTCCGAGTCAGAGTCAGAGTCCGAATCGGCGTCCTGA
- the dnaK gene encoding molecular chaperone DnaK has product MASNKILGIDLGTTNSAFAVMEGGDPEIIVNSEGERTTPSVVAFDDGERLVGKPAKNQAVKNPEQTVQSIKRHMGEEDYTVELDGEDYTPEQVSAMILQKIKRDAEEYLGDEVEKAVITVPAYFNDRQRQATKDAGEIAGFEVERIVNEPTAASMAYGLDDESDQTVLVYDLGGGTFDVSILDLGGGVYEVVATNGDNDLGGDDWDEAIVDYLADEFEDEHGIDLRDDRQALQRLEDAAEEAKIELSSRKETTISLPFIATTDSGPLDLEEKLTRAKFESLTADLLDRTVDPTEQALSDAGYDKSDIDEVILVGGSTRMPQVQEKVEEMTGKEPKKNVNPDEAVALGAAIQGGVLGGEVDDIVLLDVTPLSLGIEVKGGLFERLIEKNTTIPTEESKIFTTAADNQTSVNVRVFQGEREIAEENELLGEFQLTGIPPAPAGTPQIEVAFNIDENGIVNVEAEDKGSGNAESITIEGGAGLSDEEIEEMQQEAEEHAEEDERRRERIEARNEAESTIQRAETLLEENEENVDDDLRESIEAKIEDVEEVLEDEDATKEELEEVTEALTSELQEIGKQMYEAQQAAGGAGGAGAGAAGAGPGGAGPGGAGPGGMGGAGASGDGDEYVDADFEDVDDEDEE; this is encoded by the coding sequence ATGGCGAGCAACAAGATTCTCGGTATCGACCTCGGTACCACGAACAGCGCGTTCGCGGTGATGGAAGGGGGCGACCCGGAGATCATCGTGAACTCCGAGGGCGAGCGGACGACGCCCTCCGTCGTCGCGTTCGACGACGGGGAGCGACTCGTCGGGAAGCCGGCGAAGAATCAGGCCGTCAAGAACCCCGAGCAGACGGTGCAGTCGATAAAGCGCCACATGGGCGAAGAGGACTACACCGTCGAACTCGACGGCGAGGACTACACGCCCGAGCAGGTCTCGGCGATGATCCTCCAGAAGATCAAGCGCGACGCCGAGGAGTACCTCGGCGACGAGGTCGAGAAGGCCGTCATCACGGTCCCCGCGTACTTCAACGACCGCCAGCGCCAGGCCACGAAGGACGCCGGCGAGATCGCCGGCTTCGAGGTCGAGCGCATCGTCAACGAGCCGACCGCGGCGTCGATGGCCTACGGCCTCGACGACGAATCCGACCAGACCGTCCTCGTCTACGACCTCGGCGGCGGCACCTTCGACGTCTCTATTCTGGATCTCGGCGGCGGCGTCTACGAGGTCGTCGCCACCAACGGCGACAACGACCTCGGCGGCGACGACTGGGACGAGGCCATCGTCGACTACCTCGCCGACGAGTTCGAAGACGAACACGGCATCGACCTCCGCGACGACCGGCAGGCGCTCCAGCGGCTCGAAGACGCCGCCGAGGAGGCGAAGATCGAACTCAGCAGCCGGAAGGAGACCACGATCAGCCTCCCGTTCATCGCGACGACGGACTCGGGCCCGCTCGACCTCGAAGAGAAGCTCACCCGCGCGAAGTTCGAGTCCCTCACCGCGGACCTGCTCGACCGGACGGTCGACCCGACAGAGCAGGCGCTCTCGGACGCCGGCTACGACAAGTCCGACATCGACGAGGTGATCCTCGTCGGCGGCTCCACGCGGATGCCGCAGGTCCAAGAGAAGGTCGAGGAGATGACCGGCAAGGAGCCGAAGAAGAACGTCAACCCCGACGAGGCCGTCGCGCTGGGCGCGGCGATCCAGGGCGGCGTCCTCGGCGGCGAAGTCGACGACATCGTCCTGCTGGACGTCACGCCGCTGTCGCTCGGGATCGAGGTGAAGGGCGGCCTCTTCGAGCGGCTCATCGAGAAGAACACCACCATCCCGACCGAGGAGTCGAAGATCTTCACGACCGCGGCCGACAATCAGACCTCGGTGAACGTCCGGGTCTTCCAGGGCGAGCGCGAGATCGCCGAGGAGAACGAGCTCCTGGGTGAGTTCCAGCTCACGGGCATCCCGCCGGCGCCGGCCGGCACCCCGCAGATCGAGGTCGCCTTCAACATCGACGAGAACGGCATCGTGAACGTCGAGGCCGAGGACAAGGGCTCCGGGAACGCCGAGTCGATCACCATCGAGGGCGGCGCGGGCCTCTCCGACGAGGAGATCGAGGAGATGCAGCAGGAGGCCGAAGAACACGCCGAGGAAGACGAGCGCCGCCGCGAGCGCATCGAGGCGCGCAACGAGGCCGAGAGCACGATCCAGCGCGCGGAGACCCTACTCGAAGAGAACGAGGAGAACGTCGACGACGACCTCCGGGAGTCGATCGAGGCGAAGATCGAAGACGTCGAGGAGGTCCTCGAAGACGAGGACGCCACGAAGGAAGAACTCGAAGAGGTCACAGAGGCGCTGACCTCCGAACTCCAGGAGATCGGCAAGCAGATGTACGAGGCCCAGCAGGCCGCCGGCGGCGCGGGCGGCGCCGGTGCGGGTGCCGCGGGCGCAGGTCCCGGCGGCGCCGGTCCGGGCGGCGCGGGCCCCGGCGGAATGGGCGGCGCCGGCGCGTCCGGCGACGGCGACGAGTACGTCGACGCCGACTTCGAGGACGTCGACGACGAAGACGAAGAATAG
- a CDS encoding DUF420 domain-containing protein — MELRARDHVPGLTAALTVVSLAAVFGTVLGAVPVGLLPTAPSAFLDAIPHINAVFSTLAIATIVLGVRFIRAGDVDRHRAMMLSTLGLFVAFLVLYLYRIALQGPAEFPGPETVYQFVYLPILAVHILLAIVCIPLVYYVLLLAVTRPVSAIYDTAHRRVGRIAASLWLISFFLGDVVYLLLYVVY, encoded by the coding sequence ATGGAACTCCGCGCGCGAGACCACGTGCCGGGACTCACGGCCGCGCTCACGGTCGTCTCGTTGGCGGCGGTCTTCGGGACCGTTCTCGGAGCCGTTCCGGTGGGGCTTCTCCCGACGGCGCCGTCCGCATTCCTCGATGCGATCCCCCACATCAACGCCGTCTTCAGCACCCTCGCGATCGCGACGATCGTCCTCGGAGTCCGGTTCATCCGCGCCGGCGACGTCGACCGCCACCGCGCGATGATGCTCTCGACGCTCGGGCTCTTCGTCGCCTTTCTCGTCCTGTATCTCTACCGGATCGCGCTTCAGGGCCCCGCCGAATTTCCGGGTCCGGAGACGGTGTACCAGTTCGTCTACCTCCCGATCCTGGCGGTCCACATCCTCCTGGCGATCGTCTGCATCCCGCTCGTGTACTACGTGCTGTTGCTCGCGGTCACGCGGCCCGTCAGCGCCATCTACGACACCGCCCATCGCCGCGTGGGCCGAATCGCCGCCTCGCTGTGGCTGATCTCGTTCTTCCTCGGCGACGTGGTCTACCTGCTCCTGTACGTGGTCTACTGA
- a CDS encoding helix-turn-helix domain-containing protein produces MPKYSTGSGGGGGDGDSCELCGRATGSLRRANVAGAELLVCEDCAPHDDSRKQSGSGAGAGAGTGGGNGAGGDSGPSRKKRAAQRQARMYDQAKGDSSHWEESGTDYERDRLPYLVTGYGERTETARQEAGLTTEELAAELDVAEDDVVAVEQGRATRAGVGGSLIRALEERLDVDLVDE; encoded by the coding sequence ATGCCGAAATACTCCACCGGTAGCGGCGGGGGCGGTGGCGACGGGGACAGCTGCGAACTCTGCGGTCGCGCCACCGGCTCGCTCCGGCGCGCGAACGTCGCCGGCGCGGAACTTCTGGTCTGCGAGGACTGCGCTCCGCACGACGACTCTCGGAAACAGAGCGGCTCGGGTGCCGGCGCAGGCGCAGGCACCGGAGGCGGGAACGGCGCCGGCGGCGACTCGGGGCCGTCCCGGAAGAAACGCGCCGCCCAGCGACAGGCGCGGATGTACGACCAGGCGAAGGGCGATTCCTCCCACTGGGAGGAGTCCGGGACGGACTACGAGCGCGACCGCCTCCCGTACCTCGTGACTGGATACGGCGAGCGCACCGAGACCGCCCGACAGGAGGCGGGGCTCACGACGGAGGAACTGGCGGCCGAACTCGACGTCGCGGAAGACGACGTGGTCGCGGTCGAGCAGGGCCGCGCGACGCGGGCCGGCGTCGGCGGCTCGCTGATCCGGGCGCTCGAAGAACGGCTGGACGTCGACTTGGTCGACGAGTAA